A region of Thermodesulfobacteriota bacterium DNA encodes the following proteins:
- a CDS encoding DUF4416 family protein: protein MSELQEPRPVKLIIGLIYSQNAKIDECIERLRDSFGDIDFISDRLPFQFTSYYEEEMGKDLSRKIISFRKLIRRDELADIKVFTTKLERTFSITGKRTINIDPGYIAYEHLILATGKGYYHRPYLGKGVYADLTLVFRNKEFQTLEWTYPDYGGEDLRRLFKELRESYTRQLAKELGQ, encoded by the coding sequence ATGAGTGAGCTTCAAGAACCGCGCCCGGTTAAGCTTATCATCGGTCTTATATACAGCCAGAATGCTAAGATCGATGAATGCATAGAAAGACTCAGGGACAGCTTCGGCGACATCGACTTCATCAGTGACCGGTTGCCCTTTCAATTTACCTCATACTACGAAGAGGAGATGGGAAAAGACCTTTCCAGAAAAATCATCAGCTTCAGAAAGCTGATAAGGCGGGATGAGTTAGCGGACATAAAGGTATTCACTACTAAGCTCGAAAGAACCTTTTCCATAACCGGCAAGAGGACAATAAACATAGACCCCGGGTACATAGCCTACGAGCACTTGATTCTTGCGACGGGAAAGGGATACTATCACCGCCCCTATTTGGGCAAGGGAGTTTATGCAGACTTGACCCTCGTATTCAGGAATAAAGAGTTTCAGACACTGGAATGGACTTATCCCGATTATGGAGGTGAAGACTTGAGAAGGTTATTCAAAGAGTTAAGGGAAAGCTATACCCGGCAACTGGCGAAGGAGCTAGGCCAATGA
- a CDS encoding YicC/YloC family endoribonuclease has product MKSMTGFGKSEEESSLGRIVIEARAENHRFLDVNFQCPDTISPIESDLAQIVKKSIVRGKVRVTIAAESSRNKLTVINTSLAKESLKTLENLKRELGIEEETKLHHLLMIKEFFSSEVKPAANKEDYSRIKEALTRAIENLDGTRVSEGKKLERDLRQRIGKVEKLIEQVRRRRKNNTKEVQVKLKERLRKLLEDTPIDETRLYQEAALLAERSDITEEIVRLKAHIGKFKEILKKEGSIGRELDFLLQEMNREAGTISAKSKDAEISHFIIEFRSELEKMREQVQNVE; this is encoded by the coding sequence ATGAAAAGCATGACCGGGTTTGGAAAAAGCGAAGAGGAGAGCAGCCTGGGGAGAATAGTAATCGAGGCCAGGGCGGAAAACCATAGATTCTTGGACGTCAATTTCCAGTGTCCTGACACAATCTCGCCGATTGAATCCGACCTAGCCCAGATAGTGAAGAAATCCATAGTACGGGGAAAAGTCCGGGTAACTATTGCCGCGGAATCATCGAGAAATAAGCTTACGGTCATAAACACAAGCCTGGCCAAGGAGTCACTGAAAACACTGGAAAACTTGAAGCGAGAGCTGGGGATAGAGGAGGAGACGAAGCTTCACCACCTCCTCATGATAAAAGAATTCTTTTCCTCCGAGGTAAAACCCGCGGCCAACAAAGAAGACTACTCCCGGATAAAAGAAGCGCTAACCAGGGCTATAGAGAATCTCGACGGGACCAGGGTGTCGGAGGGTAAGAAACTGGAGAGGGACCTTAGACAAAGAATCGGAAAAGTGGAGAAGCTAATCGAGCAAGTCAGGAGAAGAAGAAAGAACAACACTAAAGAGGTTCAGGTCAAACTGAAGGAGCGCTTGAGAAAACTCTTAGAGGACACCCCAATTGATGAGACCCGTTTATACCAAGAGGCTGCTTTACTGGCGGAACGAAGCGATATCACCGAAGAGATAGTCAGACTCAAGGCGCACATCGGTAAGTTCAAGGAAATCCTGAAAAAAGAGGGGTCGATCGGGAGGGAGCTCGATTTCCTGCTCCAGGAGATGAATCGTGAAGCCGGTACCATTTCCGCAAAATCCAAGGATGCGGAAATCTCACACTTCATAATAGAATTTCGCTCCGAGCTCGAAAAGATGAGAGAGCAGGTGCAAAACGTAGAGTAG